AGCTGGAATTCCTTGAAAGGCGGACGGTACAGTTCCTGCCCGAATTCCGTGCCCTCGGCCAACACCCTGGGCACGCCCAAAGACTCGAAGCGGACGGTCTTGAGCAGTTCGGCCACATCCACATGCTTTGGCGTGAGCCCGCCGCGGAGCACGTTGTCCGAGGACGCCATGACCTCAATGCCCAAGCCCCGGATGTAGGCGTGGATGTTCCCGGCAGGGAGGTAGATTGCCTGCCCCGGCTCCAAGGACACAAGGTTCAGCAGCAGCGAAATGAGGACGCCGGGATCGCCGGGGAAGGCGTCGTTGATGTCCAGCAGGGTGGTCAGCGCTTCCTGGTGCGGTTCCCGCGGCGCACCTGCGCGGAGCACGGATTCCACGGCGACCACGGCTCCGGAAACCGTGCGTCCACCTTCAATCAGCCGGGTAAAAGCGGCCCGGAGCGCTGCGGACTCGTCAGGCTGGCCAAGATCGGCGATGACGCCCGTAATGGTGTCCGGGACATCCATGGCTGCCGAATCCAGGATCGTCGCAAGGTGTACGAAGATGCTCTTCGCGGCTGCGGCGGACCGGAAACCGCACAGGGCCCGGAACGGCGTCAGTGCGAAGATCATCTCCGGCTTGTGGTTGTCATCGCGGTAGTTCCGCTCGGCGGCATCGGCGGGCAACCCCGTAGCATTCTCCCGCGCGAAACCCTCGCGCGCCTGTTCCAGGCTCGGGTGTACCTGCAGGGACAGCGGCTGCTCAGCTGCGAGGACCTTGGTCAGGAAGGGCAGCCGGGGGCCGAACTCCGCCAGGCTCTCTGCGCCCAGATGGTGCAGCGGGTTCGAGGCGATCAATTCATCCAGGGACTGCGTCACGCCGTTGGGGTGGATGGCGGTGGACGGCGAATCCGGATGGGCCCCGATCCAAAGCTCCGCTTCCGGACCGCCCGAAGCGGGCCGCCCCAGCAAGTCCGCGATCGCCGTCGTCGAACCCCACACGTAGGGC
The Paenarthrobacter ureafaciens genome window above contains:
- the manA gene encoding mannose-6-phosphate isomerase, class I, yielding MYQIENVLRPYVWGSTTAIADLLGRPASGGPEAELWIGAHPDSPSTAIHPNGVTQSLDELIASNPLHHLGAESLAEFGPRLPFLTKVLAAEQPLSLQVHPSLEQAREGFARENATGLPADAAERNYRDDNHKPEMIFALTPFRALCGFRSAAAAKSIFVHLATILDSAAMDVPDTITGVIADLGQPDESAALRAAFTRLIEGGRTVSGAVVAVESVLRAGAPREPHQEALTTLLDINDAFPGDPGVLISLLLNLVSLEPGQAIYLPAGNIHAYIRGLGIEVMASSDNVLRGGLTPKHVDVAELLKTVRFESLGVPRVLAEGTEFGQELYRPPFKEFQLQRIELGPDAAPVPLAQTGPAVVVVIAGAVVLDSPRSDLRVQRGGAAFIPEIENPVNVHPVQGATGTSVAFAVTTGLGK